The Sordaria macrospora chromosome 2, complete sequence sequence aggaggaggttgcgGGCGGCGGATTGGCGAGGATGCGGCGTCTCTGACCGGAGCACCAGGGAGAGGAAGCTGTGGGAACGGCTGCACAATCGCTGGAGCGGAAGCTTGACGACCGGCTCGGCGGGCTGCCAGGGGTGGACGCGGACCGCGGCGGCGCGGGGAAACATAGCCGACTTGAGCGGCGGGTGCAGCGGCAGGCTGAAGCGCGGAATTCGGCTGGTGTGCAGGTTGACCGGCAGGCAAGGGAGCTAGTGCAGCTGGGGGCTGGACGACATGAGCGGGCGCAGCTTGTTGGACCGGGACTTGCTGAACTTGCTGAGCTTGCTGCACCGCTTGCCATCCAGGCTGAGGCGCACGCTTGACGACAACGGCCGCCCACTTGCGCCGTCGATCGCGGTACTCCTTGTCCGTGGGAACTCTCTTCTTGTCAAAGACGGTGAAGGTCCCATTCCGTTGGTCGAACAGGAGGGCTTTTCGATGCTTCGCCTGAAATGACTTGTTAGACCTCTCTTTGGACTGGTGAACCCGAGCCATGGGCGTTAAATGGGTATGGGGAATAGAGCACATACCCGAAAGTGGCTGCCCACTTGATGTAGATGTTCGCATGCTATGCGACAACCCATTATCGGGCATCTAAATGGTTTTGCCTGTTGCCAATTGGGCTGGTAGCCCTCCGGAAAAAGGCCTCCGTTGCCAGGGTACCTGACCGTCTCGCCGTGCTCTATGTGTGATTAATGTTAGTAACGATGTGATGGTACGAAGGATATGAGAATGACTTGCTGTCCAAACCGCACCACTCATCGTAACGACGCATCTCCGACCTCAAGGTCTTGTAGCCACCTCGCTCTTGCTGACTGATGAGCCAGGGCTCCTGCGACGGGCCGCCGTATTCCGATGCGGAAGAGTCAGACTCGGATGAGGACTCGCGCTCGCGCCGACGACGGGGCATGGTCGATGTTTAGGTGTGAAAATGGCGATAGAAAAAGGCGAATTAGGGGCAACGTAGCCAGGAATGAGCAATTGGGTGCTCCAATGGTGCAATTGACGGTTGTAcggtgttgtgttgttgaccgaggaaggaaaagaaggagagagcaCTTGCGACAACACCGGGAGAAAAAATAGTTGTGTGCATTTTTGCACCGGAAGGCGGGATGTGAAATCGTTCACTTGGGATGAAAGCATCCCACCGCGAACTAGCTGTGGCTGGAGATGGCCGTGTCGGTGGGCATTAGGGTTTCCCAGCccatgggaatgggatgaaAGGCATGGAAGATCTCGTTCTCGCCTGGGATGCTGACAATCGTCATTATGAAGCTGCGGGTGTGGGGGAAATTGTCGAAACCGACATGAGCCGCCATAATCTTGTGGTTTTCGACGAGAGAGCGTCAAAGATGAAGTAGAGCGTCTTGAGTTGATGACCCGGAGAAAACAGCAAGGGCTGCTTTTCGGTCATAGAACGCCAGAGTTCCGCTGCTGTGGGCGACAGTGACGTTAAACATAACGGAGCAACATAACAAGGAAGCAGATGATAGACGCGAAGAAAGGGAGCGAAAGAAGGCAGATGGCCACCTGGGCATATCAGCATCGAGTGTCGCCATGGCCTCCCGAAGGACCTGTCTTCCCCGATAAAGGAATCGGCCGATCTCGCAACTGAGTTATGACAAAGCAACCCCAGGAAACGTACCCAACAATTGATTGACCACCACATCTTTCACACGCTTTAAGAAAACACAGAAAAGCAAGCAGGAAGAGAATAAAAGGCAGCAAAACAGCCGGTCGAGCCTTTTATAACCAAGTGTCGGCAAGGTCTTTCCCTCCCAAGCAAACAAACGCTCCTGATGAAGGACAGTACTCGTGTCGCGTAGCCAGCGGACAAAACTTTGAACATCGCAACAAACGGAGTTGCCGACGAGACATGTTCTGGCCTTTGAGTCGTGCACTTGCAGCCGATTTCGTTCTTGTTCCGGTCAAACCACCACTTGGCGGAACGAGAGAACTTTCTTCTCAGCAATCCAAGCACTTGACAAATTGCAATCCAACCTCAAATTATGCCAGCTGTTTTTTGCAGCTTTCATACCCATCGGGCTAATATAGCATCTTCCGTCTTCATGCCATGTCCATCACACGCCATACCTAGTCCCACCTCCATCCACATTCATCCGTCGTTCAACGTGTCGGACACCAAGGTCTAATTCAGGAGATATTTGTGAACACACCTGACCCCCAGAGTTCTCTTGCAACgtgaaaagaggaaaagtgGACGAAGATGGGGGAACATTCCACACGGcagaaaagacaaaagatCTTAGTATAATAATAACACATGGTGGTACATCACCTTTCGTATTCTAACAAatcctccctttccttcctatCCCTtactccttcttgtcggtggtcttggagtccttcttcttctcctcagccttgggcttctcagcagcggcagcaggcttgctctccttcttggcctcaggagccttgggcttctcaaccttcttctcctcgaccttcttaGGGGCAGCCTCAACCTTGGGGGCAGCAGGCTTCTcagccttcatctccttcttaTCCTCAGCCTTAGGAGCAGCACCACCCTCCTTAGTCTCCCtagccttcttggcctgaCTCTGCTTGGCCAAAAACTCCTTCCTTTGCACCAACCGCTGCTCCCTCTTCTCGCGCACACGTCTCCTGTACTCCTCGCGCCTGTCGGCCTTGGCCAGCTTGCGCTCCTTGATGCCGAGCAAGAAGGtgtttcttctcctcctgcgcGCGCGGAACTTGGCCTTCCTGCTGCCGATCTTCTCAGTACCAGGCACGGAGCCGGGGTCGCCGATCAGACGACCAATCTCCCAGTTGGTCTCGCGGTAGCTGTAGTTGTTCATCAACCTGAGAACGCGGGTGCCGCGGCGGGCGAGCatcttttgctgctgcagcTTGCGCAGGGCCGATTGTCGGGCGTTGTACTCGGCGCGGGCggcgagcttctccttgatgagTTCGGCGATGACCGAGTTACCCCCGTTGTTCGAGGTGGCGGagatggtgctgctggaggCGGggacggcagcggcgccggAGGCTGTTACGCGGgcgcccttgcccttgactGCCTTCCCGGCggtagcggcggcggcggcgggggctGCTGGTGGGGGGATCTCGATGCTCTCGGTGCGGGTAACCCAGAGGGGCAGGCCGGAGGCAGACATGGTGGGCTTCTCGACATCTTCGACCTTGCGGGGCACGGCGACCAGACCAAGCTTGCGCTTACGCGGGGCGTCCTGGCGGTAGGGGAGCTTGTCGTTGCGGTTGAAGACGACGCCGATGTACTGACGGTCCGGGTGGCGCGCGGGGTCACGGTAGTACTTGACGTAgccggcgacggcggcgtggaTGGTGTGGTCACGGCCCATGATGGTGTTCTCGCCGGGGTGCCATAGTGTACCGCGCTGCTTGTAGATGATGTTGCCGGGGATTACGTACTGGTCTTTTCTGTAAGGTCAGCGGTGATGCGCAATACTCAATGCGCGCAAGCCTTGTTCATGACAAAACATACCACCCGTCTTCTTTGCGCCGAGCTTCTTGGGAATCGTCTTCTTGGCCGTCAGCTTGTAAGCACCCTGGGCCTTGACACTGGCATAACGGCGACCCTCGACGGCGACATTGCTACTTGTTGGGCCGATGCGGAGGTGGGCAAACTGCTCGGAGAGAAGGGCTGTcgcggagacggaggagtgggtggtgggtAACCGGCAGACGGAGTGGCAGCTGTTGGCAGCAGCCCTCGTCAAAGGCTGCCGCAGCTGTGCAAGATGCattgtgtttgttgttgttgtgtgtaTGAACtactcgtcgtcgtcgtcgtcttcggtcCGAGgcagtcgtcgtcgtcgttgtcgtcgtccagtCCAATTGTTCGTCCCGGGATTAGAAAATCGAAGACACCACACACGGAGGGGGATCGACCGGGGCGGCGTGTGGGTGGTCGGGGTGTGGGTGCGGTCGGAGGACGGAGGGAccgagggaggaggggagggaggggaccTGCGGGCGGAGcggacggaggaagggttgcCAATGTCCGCACGACGCGCGGGAGTGGAAGCGAAAACCAAACTCAAAAATCGGGCGGGTCCCAGTCCACAAGCCGTGCCGTCGTCCAGGTCTGCGAAGCGTGCGACCGAGAAAATGCCCCACTCAAAAGTTGAAGGTCGCACCAGGGCAGCTGGCGCACTGACCAGCCCGGGGAAGCTTTCTGCTTAGTCATTTCTTCTTTAACCGCATAGGCTGACTTAGATGCCCAGCACCCGACGGTCAAAGAGATTCGATAAGATAAGATACCGATAAGGGAATGCGCATGCGGGCCGTCACTGACGATTTGGACAAACTGGCCAGCAAGGCCCCTGCAGTGGACACTGGACGCCCGTCGCCCAGAGCTTCCAGCGACCACAGCACTGTTTCCATCGTCGCATTGCTGCCCTGTCGCCATTGTCATCAGCAGCCGTGTAATTGACAGCTTGCCGACACCGTCGTCGCAAACCACCGTCCACGACTTcacgacaacaccacaccacgACACTTGGGCACTAgtccttcccattcccgcCATTTCAACCCAACGAATTGCCACGGATACGACCACCAAAATGCGCACCctaaccctcctcctctccctgcTCTTCCTAGCCTCCCCCATAGCCGCTCAATTCGGCTCCTTCTTCGACCAAATGTTTGGAGGCGGTGGTCACGGCGGACAcggacatcaacaccagcaacaacatcaggGCCacggccaacaacaacatccgaACGTACCCAGCGATCCGTCGATTTACCAGGCGAATTACCAAAGGGCGCATTGCGACAAATATTTGTGTCCTGATACTTTGGGtatgtcttcttttccctaCCCTGTGGTTTTGGCTCGGTtgggttgaggatgatgggaggGGTTTGGATTTTGGAAGGAAAGTTGAATGGGATAAGGGCTGACGGGAATAACATCAACAGCTTGCGTCCACTACCCCCACCACTGTCCTTGCCCGTGGCCGTCGCACGAAGACAAGGTTGAACTTGCTGAGGGTCAGAGGGTTTGTGTCTCGAGGGGAGGATTCAAGGCTGgcgaggcggcgaggaagattGAATTGGCCAGGCAGGGGTTGCTCTGAGCTGTCTTCCCGCTCAGTCTGCGGAAGACAGGGGAAGTGGAGACATCGACAGACAAACATAAGAGTAGGACGAGCGTTCCATTGCTCGGCATTTGGCGTTAAAAGTACATGCTATCACGATGAAAATCTAGACAAAGATCTTTTGGATGATGGATTTCATGGGATTAACATCTATGTAACACGAGACTCGAATGCCATCAGCATGTGTCAGCCATAATGTTGTCCCTAGCGACACCCGTCCCGGGAAGCGAAGAGGAGCTGAGACTAAAGAACAGAAAGAGAAAAATGGTAAGAGGCTGCGTGTGCATTCTTATTCTTGGGGCTGTGTCTTGATGACTGCAAAATTGGGGGTCCGTAACACATGAAACCCTTCATTATTCATAGAACAGaaagcagaaaaaaagaaacaacatTGATGCTTCGCTATCATGGAATTCGAAATGCTGACAGTGACGCCAAACCAGATCGGCTGCAACACGCCGACTGATACCAGGTATACCataccatccatcaccaaccctttccctccttcaaTAAGAGCAAGCCGTAGAAGAAGACAAAGTAGGGACCGTCCAGTCATCAAACCATATACATAAACCATCCCGGATGCGAACGTGAACCTCCGGCCGTTCGCGTCCTTCTCTTGCCCAGGCGCATCTGCACCTGTAACTATATGGCGGTCTTCCTCCAACATTGTAATTTTCGCAATGCATGCCGTCGCAGCCTCGTAGCCCCCATGTCCATCTTCTTGGCAGCTAGGACTCACATCACCGTAATCATCGGCTCATCATCAGATCAGAACCCGATGCTTCAAGCCCCAATAAACGAGACGTGCCTGTGATTCCTGCCCTCTGGGTCCCCCTCCTACGACGATCCATTCGACCTTGTGGGAAGAGCCGGCACCACGGGGgtctcctcatcgtcatcatcatcctcatcctccagctcctcagGGTGCCCAAGTAGCGACGCGACACTCTTCATCTCATAGTGCTTCTTGCGCATCTCCTCAAACTTTCGAtgcttctctctctcctcagCGTTCATGCCAGCAAGTTCATCATCGGGATCATGGCCGCTACCGTTGCTGTTGACATGCACAGCTCTGGGACGCTTAGGGGAGCCGCCGTCTTCGGAACGAGCAGTAGCGCCCTGACCAAAGGGGAAGCCACCCTCGGGTACCGCCTCCTCGGGCTCGCCGAGTGACAGGCCGGggatctcgtcgtcgatgttgcCGTGTCTGCGCTTGTTCTGCTTAGGAAGAGGCGACAGGCCGTCCACGCGATCCATGTCGATCTTGTTATGGTCGATGGCTTCGGGcacttcctcgtcgtcgtccgaTGGGTCCTCGGAGGGGTCGTAGTGCTTAGCGTAGGGCGTCTTGGGCTCGTCGATCTTCATGGTGCTGGAGCGCTCCTGCTCGGTGAGATAGAGGTTCGCCTCGTCCCATTTGAGGCGCTGGCCTTGTTCGCCGGAGTCTTCGTCGCCATGGTGGCTGGGCGTTGTCGAGCGGCGGGAACCGCTCATGCCGGGGCGCGAACCGGCGACGGATGATGACCGGCGCTGACCGGCGTTGATCTGGGTGTTCATGATGGtgatctccttggcctctttTGCGGAGGAAGGCATGTGGATGAGTGGCGGGGGGTGGCTAGCGTCATGGCGATGCTGGGCTTCGAGGGGGGAAGTAGGGCCCGCGGGTGGAGAGCCAAGGTAGGAGTTCTTGAGGATACCTGGAGATGAAGCATTTGTTAGCACTCAAATACTGATGACAGTAGGGTAGTTGTGGAAGAAAGCTGGGGGATTTGCGACTGCGTTGCCGAGTTGGAGGCTGGCTGGACATACCCTTTGGCCGCGGGACCgtaggaggcggcggagagtGTGTAGGTGACGTTTCCATGGCGGTTGACATGTTTGGAAACAAGCTGTGTGTATATTGGTTGTTCTCGAACAAGTCGTCAATGAACTGCGATCAAGAAAGTGTCGAGCAAATTTTTAACCGAAGGTGAATATGTGGCCGGCGCAgtcgttttgttttgttggcAAAAGGTGAGATTGTTCGATTGGGAAAGCGAGTCGTCAGTCGGTGGAAAGAAGTGTCGAgagcaacaacgacgagaGAGGGTGGAGTGACTTTCTGCCCCAGATGATCGAAGACAGTGGGGTCACTGGATTAGCCTGGAATGGATTGGAGCCTTTTGTTTGGTGGTTAGGCAGCTCTTGGGCGGGGCGGCGATCACTGTCTTGGTGGGCTTGTTTGGTGGGATGTGGAAGCCAAGAGAAATGCAGCGCCGCGATCACGTTCTGAACAAGATATCGACAAATAAACTAACAAGTCGGATGAACTATCGGGTTGTTGGGCAATCAGGAGACCGGCGGATTCCAGGCAGATCCGTTTCGTTTATCTCGCGGAATTGGTCGATTGACTCAACGCTTCTTTACTATGAATCCCCCccgccttgtcgttgttgggaGGCCTTCAAGAACTCCGGTTGGGGATCGGTGCTTAACAACAAGTAACAAGTCTAAGACCCGTCGTCCACTGTAAACGCTGCCCTCCGTTGATCTTATCGGCCGGTCTAAGACGAGCAGTCCCAAAGGCCGGGTATTCGCGCAAAGAAGTGAGGGGTTGCGGCCTGGATTGTCGTCCCTGATATCGTGATAAATCAGATGATGGATTGTCCTCCGTTGTGCCCCGATCGTGATTCTTATTTCGTTTCCAAAATGCGATGGGTCGAATTTCACAAATTGCCTGTGACTGTTAAGACTGAGTAACAAATccggggttgaagttgaacgtTGAACAGAATCAGGGTCCGGGTCCGCCATTTTAACCGCTTGGCGGGGTGAGGTACTTCGGGCGCATGCTAAATGACGTGCGTTATACTGCAAACCGTCGCAATGACAGAAGTATCGCGTCAAACAAAGTGTTAAGGGCGCCCTACCCGCGCAGAAATGCAGAAGGGACCACTGGTTATTACATCATCGTGCCTTCAACCTCTACCCTTTCCCCGCGTCCACTTATTTTGTCCTTTGTTTCCCCCTTCAATCGCATTTCCGGGACAGAATTCACGGCAATAATGGACCGTCATGGATTTCTTCGCAGACATTAAACTTATAGATTACTCTTTTTAAAGTGTATGTGATCCTTAGTGTACATGGCAGCTGccatccctttttcctttccccaaGTTGATGAGAGTCGTGATGCTCATAATGGCATGAAATAAACCGCATACCTCGTCACCCTCTTCCAGATCATAACCCCAGCCttacatatatatataatcCAAAACATCGTCGCCCACATTCCCTTAAACTCATTCCTTGATTAGTATGTATCCCAAGTTGGAAAAGTGTATCCAAAAACCTGGTCGTTGCTGTAGCCACCAATCCAAGGCCGATTGGCTTCTTTGGATCTCGGACGTAACAACATCGGTCGTAGCCGTGTGCAGTAAGCGCGCTGGCTCAGCTCATTCTTTCCAAGTTTGCCGCACTTTCGGGTATAGCAACGTGGCATAGTCATAAACCAAGACGCCCCATCAACCTCCTTATTAGATCTCGCATCCCGTAGATGCTGCTACTTCCCACATCATTGACTCATTGCCTCTCCCGCCTCATCGAGTGGGATAGAAATCGGTCCGCTTAACCACGGCCTGAAGGAGCGACGTCTCCACCCGATTCCGAGACCGTATCCGCATCCATTATACGGCCTCCAGACTGGCACCCCTTTATACCGCATGGCCACTAGCCTTGCTGTCAGTCTTCGACATTTCCATGCCCTTCTCGTACTTGTGCAGCACCGAGCTACCAAGGGAAGCAGCCTCGTCGCTGAAAACGTCCACCTTGGTTTCAGCAAACTTGCGCGCACTGATGCCCtttgagaagaggaggtcgagcTCGGCGAAGGTGCGGCCAGTGGGTTCGGGGACACGGAAGTAGACGTAGACGatgcagaagaagcagatgCCGGCCCAGAAGAAACCGGTAAAGTTGGACCAATTCCAGGCGCCGGGGTTGAGCATGTAAGGGGTGAGGACGGCAGTGATGATGCCAACGATGATGCTGTGGATTGTTAGTATGGAGGAGCTTAGCGAGGCATCCGCGAATGAGGGACTTACTAAAGGACACGACCAAGAGCAATGGTCTTGATCTGCAGTCTCCTTGTCGAAATCTCACTAACAAGTGAGTAACAGACCGTTCCGACCGTC is a genomic window containing:
- a CDS encoding mitochondrial 54S ribosomal bL27m domain-containing protein, which translates into the protein MHLAQLRQPLTRAAANSCHSVCRLPTTHSSVSATALLSEQFAHLRIGPTSSNVAVEGRRYASVKAQGAYKLTAKKTIPKKLGAKKTGDQYVIPGNIIYKQRGTLWHPGENTIMGRDHTIHAAVAGYVKYYRDPARHPDRQYIGVVFNRNDKLPYRQDAPRKRKLGLVAVPRKVEDVEKPTMSASGLPLWVTRTESIEIPPPAAPAAAAATAGKAVKGKGARVTASGAAAVPASSSTISATSNNGGNSVIAELIKEKLAARAEYNARQSALRKLQQQKMLARRGTRVLRLMNNYSYRETNWEIGRLIGDPGSVPGTEKIGSRKAKFRARRRRRNTFLLGIKERKLAKADRREEYRRRVREKREQRLVQRKEFLAKQSQAKKARETKEGGAAPKAEDKKEMKAEKPAAPKVEAAPKKVEEKKVEKPKAPEAKKESKPAAAAEKPKAEEKKKDSKTTDKKE